The sequence ACTATATCGCCATCACCGGCGCGCTTGAGGCGATCGGCACCAAGGACAAGCCGGTGCCGCCCCTGAACCTGGTGGGCGATTTCGGCGGCGGGGCGCTCTATCTGGCCTTCGGCCTCCTGGCCGGGGTGATCCACGCCCGCGCCGCCGGCCAGGGCCAGGTGATCGACTGCGCGATGAGCGACGGCGCCGCCTCCCTGATGTCGATGTTCTACGGCATGAAGGCGGCGGGGATGTGGAGCAACGACCGGCGCGCCAACCTGCTCGACGGCGGCGCCCACTTCTATGACACCTACCAGTGCGCCGACGGCCGCTGGATCGCCATCGGCTCGATCGAGCCGCAATTCTACGCCCTGCTGCTGGAGAAGACCGGCATCACCGATCCGGACTTCCAGCAGCAGATGAACCGCGACCTGTGGCCTTCTCTGAAGGAGCGCCTGGCCTCGGTGATCCGCCAGAAGAGTCGGGACGAGTGGTGCGCGATCATGGACGCTACCGACGTCTGTTTCGCGCCTGTGCTCGACATGGACGAGGCGCCGAGCCATCCGCACAATGCCGCCCGCCAGACCTTCGTCACGGTGGAGGGTGTGGTCCAGCCCGCGCCCGCGCCGCGCTTCTCCGCCACGCCCGGCCAGATTCAGGGACCGCCGCCGGCGATTGGCCAACACAGCGAGGCCGCCCTGGCGGACTGGGGCTTTTCGACCGGCGACCTCGACGCGCTGAAGGCCGCCGGCGCCCTGTAGGCGGAAATTCTCGAAGCCAACGAGACCTGTCAGCCTCGTTCAGGTTGGGTTCAGGCGGGCAGGGGCATTGATGACGCGCTCGTCGT is a genomic window of Phenylobacterium montanum containing:
- a CDS encoding CaiB/BaiF CoA transferase family protein, with the translated sequence MAHGPLSGLKVVEFAGIGPGPFCGMLLSDLGADVVRIDRKGAGRGSKTDVTARGRRSVALDLKAPQAIEACLKLFESADAILEGFRPGVMERLGLGPDVALKRNPKLVYGRMTGWGQTGPYAKAAGHDMNYIAITGALEAIGTKDKPVPPLNLVGDFGGGALYLAFGLLAGVIHARAAGQGQVIDCAMSDGAASLMSMFYGMKAAGMWSNDRRANLLDGGAHFYDTYQCADGRWIAIGSIEPQFYALLLEKTGITDPDFQQQMNRDLWPSLKERLASVIRQKSRDEWCAIMDATDVCFAPVLDMDEAPSHPHNAARQTFVTVEGVVQPAPAPRFSATPGQIQGPPPAIGQHSEAALADWGFSTGDLDALKAAGAL